A part of Thiomicrorhabdus sediminis genomic DNA contains:
- a CDS encoding thioredoxin family protein has protein sequence MKDVHTLEELETLKYEQDALLVLYGGKECGVCHTIKPKLIELVSEHYPKIQMVYIDCHADTGICSQNSVFTLPVVQVFFGGQRFIEEVRSFSVQKLVDDIQRPYSMMFD, from the coding sequence ATGAAAGACGTGCATACGCTGGAAGAGCTGGAAACGCTTAAATATGAGCAGGACGCTTTATTGGTGTTATATGGCGGTAAAGAGTGCGGTGTTTGCCACACGATTAAGCCCAAGTTGATTGAGTTGGTCAGTGAGCATTATCCGAAGATTCAGATGGTCTATATCGACTGTCATGCCGATACCGGTATCTGTTCTCAGAATTCAGTTTTCACCTTGCCGGTGGTGCAGGTGTTTTTTGGCGGGCAGCGTTTTATTGAAGAAGTGCGAAGCTTTAGCGTGCAGAAATTGGTCGATGATATCCAACGACCTTATTCTATGATGTTCGATTAA
- a CDS encoding SDR family NAD(P)-dependent oxidoreductase: MSQINHRLMPPSSILITGCSSGIGLYCAQHLQTLGYQVIASCRRPADVEKLQQQGLQAVEINLASSDSIQQGFQAALALADGHLDALFNNGAFGLPGAVEDLSRDAMRHQFETNVFGTQELTNLAVAQMREQGFGKIFYNSSILGFAAMQYRGAYNASKFAIEGFADTLRIEVKQDNIQVSLIEPGPILSDFRKNAYAQFKQWISWRKSAHANNYQTMIERLETVGPSAPFTLGPDAVCDCLIHGLQKPKAKIRYRVTVPTKVFAVLKRILPTRWLDTLLIKAGGDGKR, from the coding sequence ATGAGCCAGATCAATCACCGCTTAATGCCGCCCAGTTCCATTTTAATCACTGGCTGCTCTTCGGGGATTGGATTGTATTGCGCCCAGCACCTGCAAACACTCGGTTATCAAGTCATAGCCAGCTGTCGCCGTCCGGCGGATGTAGAAAAACTTCAGCAACAAGGCCTGCAAGCGGTAGAGATTAATCTGGCCAGTAGCGATTCGATTCAGCAGGGTTTTCAAGCCGCTTTAGCATTGGCCGATGGACACTTAGATGCGCTCTTCAATAATGGCGCTTTCGGCTTGCCCGGTGCCGTGGAAGATTTAAGCCGTGATGCGATGCGCCACCAATTTGAAACCAATGTATTCGGTACTCAGGAGCTGACCAATCTGGCGGTGGCGCAAATGCGCGAACAAGGCTTCGGTAAGATTTTTTATAACTCGTCCATTCTCGGCTTTGCCGCCATGCAGTATCGCGGTGCTTATAATGCCAGTAAATTTGCCATTGAAGGCTTTGCCGACACCTTACGAATAGAGGTGAAACAAGACAATATCCAGGTAAGTTTGATTGAACCGGGTCCGATACTGTCAGATTTTAGAAAAAACGCCTATGCGCAATTCAAACAGTGGATTAGCTGGCGCAAGTCAGCTCACGCCAACAATTATCAGACGATGATTGAGCGCTTGGAAACGGTTGGCCCGAGCGCTCCTTTTACCCTCGGTCCCGATGCGGTATGTGATTGCTTAATACACGGACTGCAAAAACCCAAAGCGAAAATCCGTTACAGAGTCACCGTCCCCACCAAAGTCTTTGCTGTTCTCAAGCGTATATTACCGACCCGCTGGCTGGATACTTTATTAATCAAAGCCGGTGGTGATGGCAAACGCTAA
- the trxA gene encoding thioredoxin, whose translation MAVINLKTEQFEDTINNNDIVIFDFWAEWCGPCKQFGPVFEEVSEKFPEIAFCKVNVEEEEQLANMFQVRSIPTLVFMREKVVVFSNPGAIPGNAFEEAIGELIKLDMEKVHADLAAAQAEQQS comes from the coding sequence ATGGCTGTCATCAATCTAAAAACTGAACAATTCGAAGATACAATTAACAACAATGACATCGTCATTTTCGACTTTTGGGCTGAATGGTGTGGTCCTTGTAAACAGTTTGGCCCAGTCTTTGAAGAAGTTTCAGAAAAATTCCCAGAGATTGCGTTCTGCAAAGTCAATGTTGAAGAAGAAGAACAACTGGCCAATATGTTCCAGGTTCGTTCAATTCCTACCTTGGTATTTATGCGTGAAAAAGTCGTGGTTTTCTCAAACCCAGGCGCAATTCCTGGCAATGCATTTGAAGAAGCAATTGGCGAATTAATCAAACTGGATATGGAAAAAGTTCACGCGGATCTAGCTGCCGCTCAAGCTGAACAACAAAGCTAA